The Oncorhynchus clarkii lewisi isolate Uvic-CL-2024 chromosome 12, UVic_Ocla_1.0, whole genome shotgun sequence genome segment GGTTTCTCCCAGGTAgtgtctggtactggtactccctgtctatagctccattCCTGTGCATTTTATTCCTCTTAtgttaacattttatttttaaactcggcattgttgggaagggctagTAAGCAAgcgtttcacggtaaagtctacaccaattgtattcggcgcatgtgacaaataacacttGATTTGTGTCTACTGCAGCTCAGAATCGAATTACCCTACTGGACTTAAACTGACTGAACCCAATTGGACACATCTAGCTAGCTTCCATACAAATACAATATACCATCATATCTATCCTGAATATTACCCTAAATGTATAATCAATAATAATTTGCCAGATGTGACATCAATTCAGGTGAAATATTACATAAGCCATCCTCCACCAACGAACTGCTCAAACGTTTAGTTAGTTAGATACCGTAATCACATTCACAGGGAAGTTTACAATGCTAACTTTATGGAATGGGATCCTCGGCCTCGGGACCCTTTCTTCACTGTAAACAGGTCTAACTACTAATAGTAGCTGTTAGAGAACCAGCAGTGCTTATTGCTTTACATATTGAAGTCTGCCGTGGAAAATAGCACAGCTATGATGATATTTCTCGTGACTAATTTATTGAACAAGTAATATTTCACAGCAGCAAATATCAATTTAATCTGGAAATAATTATGAAGCTAGCTTGTTTGTTgttataacgttagctagctagctaactgttacTGTAGTTACGTCAGCTTCCCCAAATATCACACGACTTTGTTGTGAAGGTGATATTCAAGCTACAATTGGTGATAACCGAGTTTATTTAGTTAGCAGCCCTTTAATACAGACCGAATCAATCAGACGAAGACGAAATCTAAACTTCAATTTCAATACATTGCGCTTACCTTGTGACTAGTCTCAGCCTTTGGCTCCATTATTCTTCCACTAGCCTTTTTTCCAAAACAATTGTCGTCAGAAGAAGACTTCCGCCTACATAGACTGCACGGTCTATGTTATACGTAAGGCAGGTGGTCAGGAACATCAACCAATCATATGTGGTGGCACGTTTAAATTGGAATAGATAccgcgttcaaaacaacagggaactcagaactgggaaatcggaaatgtccgacttcagtgcgttcaaaacaacagggaactcggaaaaaacgaGCTCCAACTCGGAAAAATCGATAGAACAGTTATCCAACTCGGGAAGTCGGgcttctttctagagctccgactttccgacctgacgATCACCGATGTCAGGATTTGACGTATTTTCCCAGTTGTTCTTAACGTGGCAAGAGTACCACCGTTGgaatcataatacccataaaccCTAGTGGTCAAAgcgggaaatggttccaatctttTTTCCACCATTGATGTCACCTTAAAACAAGGCCCGTATTTCATTTAGGATTGCCCcggtgtgacgttttgataactgtgtgaatctctctaggacaaggtgacttatcaatattttcgcctgtatttacccccccaaAAGCAAACGCTAATGAGGCTAttataaagaactacaaatgccatgatgatctggacgagactgctgAATTGAGGCAAAGGTaaaaatctctggattaactatctaaatgtagtaatgaataaattggctaaatttctttaaatggacaattctgtgaactgtcttgtgcaagttttaaattgacacaatacctgttaacAAGGGTGTCAGCTAGCGAtgatgtgcaggagcttgcagggatttgtagttttgcatgatgtcCACCTTGATGGtaattagcattttcgaatctgagagtaaatagagccgaatataCTGATGTCTCCTTGTCCGAGATTTACATgattatcaaaacgtcacgccagggtaagcctacacgaacaCAGCCCTTATGTGTTTCTGAAATCCCATATGGGAAAGattaatggtggaaaaacgattggaaccatttctctGTTTGAcaactaggttttatgggtattcaaatcaaattgtattggtcacatatatatatttagcagatgttattgcgggtgtagcgaaatgcttgtgttcctagctccaacagtgccgtAGTATCgaacaatacacacatctcaaagtaaaataatggaatgaagaaatatataaatataacgacgagcaatgtcggagtggcattgactggaatgtatttatttatttatttttctttaacctttatttaactaggcaagtcagttaagagcaaattattatttataatcacggccaaacccggacgacgctgggccaattgtgcgccgccctatgggactcccaatcacagccggttgtgatacaggctggatttgaaccaggcgtctgtagtgacgcctcaagcactgagatgcagtgccttaaaccgctggaatacagtatatacatatgaaattaataaagcagtatgtaaaaaatattaaagtgaccagtgttccattattaaagtgacatgtgattctatgtacatagggcagcagcctctaaggtgcagggcagggtactggcTGGATGCCAGCtattgatggctatttaacagtctgatggccttgggatagaagctgtttttcagtctctcagtcccagctttgatgaacctgtaatgacctcgccttctggatgatagcggtgttagAGTTGCGAAAATtcaaatctggtatcaggataaatataacaatgagtcaccgattttatactatgtattttttattagctaagtaataaatgccaaatgcaactttcgtatatacgggctcactgtaataccacgcagggcagaacagagaactgacaagatgtatgtaaacagtattctttatactgtgatagacagttccaacccgtctgttggcctatcacagtagagactgggcgtggtttaaacttgctcagcctattgcaggcgctcaggcgagtccccgcctcttggcgcttctgTTGATAGATGTAACTGTTGCTGTGAAGAACATCCATGCGCTCATGCTCCATACCGTTATctcgcacctggctcctgttatctaacaaaagaccgCTTGTTCTGCAACCCCATGCtactctgtatttttccatcatgagaaaggcccatggccctgaagattttaacaatgtttcaagtcagctatgttgcataacacatacatacacacaagccaagagcagataatattcaatcatatatatggtaatggctataatgtaaaacACAGGATCCAACAGCGgttgaacaggccatggctcgggtgctggatgtccttgatgatctttttggccttcctgtgccATCGGCAGCGCCACTGGTGATGCTTTGGGCAGACCGCAGCACCCAGTGGAGAACCCTGCAgttgcaggcggtgcagttgccataccaggcagtgatacagctgacaggatgctttcaattgtgcttctgtaaaagtttgtgagggtcctAGGAGCctagccaaatttcttcagcctcctgaagttgaagagatGCTGTTGCTTCTTCTTCACCAAAttgtctgtgtaggtggaccatttcagattatcagtgatgtgtacatcaagtaacttgaagcttttcaccttctccactgcggtcctgtgGATgcgggcgtgctccctctgcttctcctgaagttcacgatcaactcctttgttttgttgacgttgagggagaggttattttcttggcaccactccaccagggccctcacctcctccctgtaggctgtctccttATTGtgggtaatcaggcctactactgttatgACACCTCCACCGTGGGGCTCTATTCTTGCAATATTTGTTAGTTTCGTGTAATTATGAAAATGGCAGTTTATTAGGCATCAGTGGTGGTAATGAAAATCCCAATGCGAATAGTGAAACACTTCTAACAAATGTATGAGTGACAGTGAGTATCCTGGTGCTGCCACCAATGTAGCAAAGAACAGAAAAATCACACCGAAAAACAGAAGTGGTTATGACAGAGAGAATTTAGACAGGGAGGCTGATGAAGGCGGCAAGTggttgttgttgtctgtcttctcAAAGTTGCATCCCAGTTTTAgtactcccgagtggcacagggggtctaaggcattgcatctcagggctagaggtgtcattacagactctggttcgattccaggctgtatcacaaccggtcgtcattgggagtcccatagggcggtgcacaattggcccagtgtcgttagggtttggccggggtaggctgtcattgtaaataagaatttgttcttaactcacatgcctagtcaaataaaaatgtaacattttactctcctctcttttccttaaTCTGCACTGCAAAATGAGAAGACAGTTTAGGTGGGAATAATATGGAGATTGAAAAGCCTACCAAAAGCATTTTCTTCCACCAGTCAAGCTATCCATCATGTCAGATCAGTGAGGATGAAGTAAATTATACCAGTAGAAGAAACCATGACaaactattgagatgcagccagCCCCAAGCCTCGTCCAAGTGCGCGTCCAAAACAAGACGAGTACGAGCCCGCCCACAGTCACGTGTAAAACGTGCGTCTCTAAACAGCAACGTCGGAGTCTAGGGGAGACTATTCTTGAGAGATGAAGAATCAGACAAAGAAGGATAAAGAAACAATTAGAACTAGAAAAACGCTTGCAACAGACGAAATAAGGAACTGAATGTGTAAGCTGACTTCTTGTTATTGCTGtttatttgtgtctgtgtgtgctagtGTCTCTGCAAAGGCAAGAAATGGAGTTGAAATGTGTTCATGTTGGGAGGAGAGTGCACAGGAGACCAGTTGGCTAGCATGTTAGCAAACAAACAATCCGCAGTCATGAAAATTGCATTTTCATGAAGTGCTTTCCTGGTAGTAATAATCACAGGGATGACATTTAGAAACGAGCTGGGTAAGTCTAGAGCAGGCAGTCACCCCACAAGGTTTTGGCAGAGCCAGTTCGTATGCTAACGAATGCACGAGATTGtgtgagggaggaaggggggacgACGACGCTGAATTGCGACAGTTCGCGAGACGTAACGACAGGTGGACAACGTCTTCCCACGGTTAGCATAGGTCTATTTTGGAACATCCTCAAACTGCCACTGAGATATTGACCACTGAGATATTGACCATGAACTCAGACTGAAACAAGGCAGTCTCTGACATCAGAAAAGTTATATGGAATTgaaatgtatgtacagtatttgGATCATGTGAATTTTACACTCAACTCAAGCATATCATTTGTAATCTAATTGCCTAATTTTTtgagattattattatctgaATTCTGGTTTAGTGATAAATAGTGCCTAACTAATGACATCAGCTAATATTGCTATAATGACTAACAatgcaaacttttttttttgggCAACTCAAGCTTTATTTCTCCATTTTGTTTTTTCCAGGTAACACCAGCAACATTTTCGTTTCTCTCCCCTAGTTCTCTCAGGCCCACTGACATTAATAATATTAAACAATCACCTTGTGCCTCTGAAACCTGCTTTATAACAACTAAGGATAGTTTTATTCTTCGCATAAACCAAACCAGCAATAGTAAAAGGATCCTAACGTTTCCTCAGATTAGCCAAAAGCAGATTCcaaaaacacaacaacactacagcCTACAATCCAGTAAGAAAAAAGGTAAATTTAGCACAAGACTTGTTAACAAAAATATATAGTATTTAATATCAAACTGCTGGCTGAGTCCTACAGGTGCCTGATTACACTAACCTAAACCATTTTAACTATTGATCAATAAAAACAGTTACAAAGCATCTATACATTCCATAAAAGCTAGGCCAAATAAATTAAACACATCCAACAGTCATTGGAAGTCCAGTTTACCCATCATGGCCTCCATCACCCAATCATCTGACCCCGAGATCCCAGACAACCACAAAGAGAGCTGGCTGGCACTACTTGCCGCAGCGGAGGGATATTGTCAGAAGTCAGGCTGCGACCTGGCTATTCTTACAGCCTGTAAGAAGTTCTGGCCATCTGTagtggagggagatgagaggaaaagggagagtgGAAGTGGCTTGCCTGCCGGAGGCCGGAAGTGGGATTTCTCCTATCACGTGTGGGGTCAGGGGGCTTTGGCTGAGTCTTCGCGGCGCTACATGGACGACATTGCGGTGCTACACTCCACATCTATGCTAACGGCGCATAGATATACACGTCTGAGTGCAGGAGACGGAGGAGCTAAACTGGTAGTGGACATGCCCACTGACAGGGCGGTGAGTAGACTGACTGTCAGTTATTTTGTGCCATTCAATGTGGCTGTCATTCATAGTGCTGTGTGTGATCGTAAAGTTCTTAACTTCTCTTCCACAGGGCCTAACAGGTGAGGGTGGGGTGGGAACCATCAGCCCCAATACCACACTCTATTCGCAAAGCTACCCATCAATCTACCACTCAGGGGCTGCCATTGGTCAAGCTGCTGGGCAgcatgggaatggagagagggagcgagagatggCTGTGATGATACAGGAGGCTGGACGAGGGAGAGACATTCCTGGAATTGGGGACTTGGAGGAAGcgtgtgaggaagaggaggacatggACGAAAGGAGCCGTAATCTGAATGAGACTGCAGGTGAACACAGCTCTGTgggactattattattattttttttacatcttcAGGTCTGAATGACTTCGTAAATATTAATCTCTCTCTGCTTCAGGAGTGTTTTCCATGGATGAGGACTCGCTGTCTCGTGACTGTGAACCATTCTTTGAGTccgatggagaggaggagagcactgATGGTGAGTGTGTGTAGTAATATTAGTTAATGATGATCTAATGCTCTTAATATGTGCCTCCACTCTGCTCCAGGCTCGTTAAGTGAGGACTGTCCTCCTCCTCCGCGCAGCATGGCCATGGGGCAGTCATTCTCATCCCGTCACCCCAACCCCATGAACATGGCCcgctctctccctgtgtctgttcCTGTGTGGGGCTTCAAGGGCAACAGACCCCACCAGGGAGAAGGCCATAGTGGGGAACGGGTCAGTCAACCTTCATTTAAAAACATACAgctcactttctctctgtcaATCAGTCATTCTGACACACATACCCActaactgtctctgtgttgcaGGCTGGTGTAGCTGACCTGGATCATATTGCTGCCAGCATGAAGGCCCTGTTGGCCCCAGGAGCCAACGACGGAACAGAAATGTTTGGAGGACTACCTCGCCCTCGCCTCAACACGGGAGACTTCTCCCTCAAACACTGAGAGAGCCAAAGAAAGTGAGGGGatgaaggtgtgagagagagagtgtgtggatgAAAGAGCTAATTGATTGGCAGGCAGGTGGAAAAGTACCCCAGTGTATTAGCTAATCACTAACCCCAAATTTGGTAGTAACAACAGTGAACCCAGAGAGGATTAACTGACATAACATATGCTCGTATACACACTAATATCATTTTCAACACATTACCTTACACCCATAAACACTACAAGGCAACTCACTACACACAACTTCAAATGTGCTCATAGTGACCCACTGTACTGACCAACATGGACACTAACATATTGAAATGTTTCTAACTGACACAGGTGTTGAATCTGTTTGGGGACTTTGCCAAGTAGATTTGTGGAGGATGGGTCACCCTTCTAGAAATGGTTGGCTCTAGGGGGCTTTTTAACATGAAGCCTGTAGCTTTTCAAATTGTGAGTGAAGGGCACCATGTCTCCATGAAACATGCCTTTTTATACTTCTACCTTGCCAATGAATGACTGACTGGTAGAATGATAGTAGGTGTACAATCTCTGATATTGACactattataataataatgtCCTTCAAATGTGTTGActgtgagagcgagagaaagcggAGGAGGCGAACAGAGATGTATCTATCATCTCCCATCTCCCAACTTTTCAAAAGCAGATGAATGTTTTAATTTGAGTACCTGTATGGTTTAAATTAAGGAACAACATCTGTGAATCAGGCTGTTGGTTCTGACACTGAATATTATTTGGATGCAGTATAATGGCTGTCCTAGAGAGGGCAGTATCAGATTAAGTAATATCCTGAACagaaataaacacaacatgtaaagtgttggtcccatgtttcatgagctgaaataaaaggtcccaaaaatgttccatacGTTACAAAAAGCTTCTCTCATTTTGTGTACACATttctttacattcctgttagtgatcatttctcctttaccaagataatccatccacaggTGTTAACTAAACAGCAATATCATTTATGTATCTTaacaggtgcacattgtgctggggacagtgaaaggcaactctaaaatgttttgttttgtcacaACGCAatggccacagatgtctcaagttgagggagtgtgcaattggcatgttgactgcaggaatgtccaccagagctgttgccagagaatttaatcgtcatttccctaccataagccgccgccaacataattttagagaatttgatagtacgtccaaccggcatcACAATTGCAGACttacatgtaaccacgccagcccatgacctccacatctggctccttcacctgcgggatcgtcggAGACCGGCTACCcagacaactgatgaaactgtggcTTGCACAGCCAAATAATTtatgtcagaaaccgtctcagggaagctcatctgcatgcttgtcattctcaccagggtcttgactaaAGATTGACTAAAGTAGGTAAATGCTAACCTTCAACGGCCACTGGCACGCAGGAGAAGCAGATGGCAGACattgtgtatggcgtcgtgtggatgagctgatgtcaacattgtgaacagagtgtcacatggtggggttattgtatgggcaggcataagttacggacaatgaacacaattgcattttatctggggcattttgaatgcatagagatactgtgatgagacCCTGAGGTCCATTGTAGTGCCATTCATCCACAgccatgtttcagcatgaaagtgcatggccccatgtcacaaggatatgtaaacaattcctggaagctgaaaatgtcccagtttttccatggtctgtattctcaccagacatgtcagccattgagtatgtttgggatgctctggatcgtgTACAACAgccgtgttccagttcctgccaatatccagcaactttgcacagccattatTGGAGAGGATTGGGACAAATTTCCACAGGccgcaatcaacagcctgatcaactctatgcgaaggagatgtgtctcgctgcatgaggcaaatggtggtcacaccagatactttCTGATAcactcccctacctttttttaaaaaggtatctgtgaccaacagatgcatatctgttttcccagtcatgtgaaatccatagattagggcctaatgagttTATTTCAATTTAATGATGACCTTATATGAACCTTAACTCaataaaattgttgcatgttgcgtttatatatattttttcagtgtaAATAGTTGAACTCTATTGTTTACACAGTTGTATTTATTCATCGCATTCATACATGACCATGGTTCAATCAGAAAAAAAATATAAGCTATGAATTTAAACTACACACCCTACTTTAACACTAACAAACTAGTGCTGTAACAAAACGACTGACAGTACTAATAAATAGTAATAGTCAATATAATAAAAATTGTCCTTCTAAATATAATATAACCTAGTAATTCATATGTATGTTGTCCTCATGCAACAGAGGGATAACAGCAACACTTAAAACCATAGACATGATGTGAACAGATTATTCCATTATTCTCTGCTTCAATTCTGCATTCTGACACCAGTGCTTGTTCTCCAAATATTAGAAACATATATCTTCTCGTTCACTTTACCTCCCTCTCTTACAAATTCCCTGACCCGTTattccatctctcctttcctacACCCTTCTTGTTACTGTCCCTCTTTCTTCCGGATCCAACAGAAGGATTTACTGCCAACCCAGAAACAAGGCAGAATCTTCTCTTTGAGGTCAGTTTTGAACTTGTGTATCAGTCGCACCGCCTTCTCCGCCTCCCCTTCTCCTTCCACGATGAAGAACTTGATGATGCCAGCGGGCTGGTCCAGGTATATGCTCATGGTGTTGCACAAAGGGAGCCCGACCTCCACGTTCTCCCCGTTGTGCCAGACTTGGTAGCAGGAGCCGGCCCAGCCCGCACCCCATGAGCTTTCGTTCTCCCCCAGCCCACATGGCCCTTCCTTCCGGCCCATGCTCTCGTACACTGCCCCAATCACCACCCAGCCGCCATAGTCCACCTCCCAGTACCCTCTCTGCCCCAACAGACCCTCCTTACACAGCACCTACACAGAGTAGAGAGTGGATAGTAGAAAGGGTATATTAGAGATGTCTTAGAGCCAGGCATGCACTGAAGGCATGTCCAAAACGGTGGGCACACTTTAGTTACACAATGGCACTATGATGTGTGCCCTGTAACTGAGGATGGCAGACCAACCTGTGGTGAATGCTCATATCTCTCCGGTCTCATGGGGTATGGACACACCTCCTCTGACATACGCGACACCTTGAGGTTGCTCTCGGATATCCACAGCAGCTTCTGGGCTGTTTTGTCATCCAGGGAGAGGGGGATCCAGTctgaggggagaaagagaaacgatgaggtaaagagagaggaatTGAGTTGAGTGGTTGGATGAATATGGATGAGAAGAAAGGGTCGGAGAACAGATAAGGTCAGATGAGTACTGCGATATTATTGAGATATGTACAATCTCTTGTGTGTAGGCCGTGAAGCGCATATACTGTAAGCCAGGTCATAATTGTGCATTTCAACATTGTATAGGCTGTGGGAAAGCAGGATTTAGCATCAAATGCATTACAGAGAGTGAGGCCCAAAGTGATAAAGAGCCAATTACATGGCCTTACATTTCATGAGGTCAGCCCTGGTGGTGGGATCATGAATATTGGGCTCGTACACCGGCGGCACctctgttatgtggagagagagagagataaagtgtgAAATCCATTAACGGTATACTGATGAGATAATCCAGTTTGAATTACACCACCGGTCTAATGTAATTCCTGGGATGCCATTGTTAGTCAGGATTTACAAAGGCTTTTCAGTACTTATACATGCAGTATTACAGAAATCATACCTGCAGGAGCTGCCTGGGATTTTCTTCCTACAGACAAAAAGGCAAAAATGAATTATCTTTCCCAAGTAGAACATTATCTTGTGTCAGattgttatgtatttatttactgTGCATTTGCAGAGGTTGTGCTAGTTGCAGTTTGTAGAAGTTGTACTATGTGCAGTTTGTAGAGGTTGTGCTAGCTGCAGTTTGTAGAGGTTGTGCTAGCTGCAGTTTGTAGAGGTTGTGCTAGGTGCAGTTACTGACCATGattccttctctcccttccttctcttcatctctcctttcctTGCTTCTATCTCCCTGCTCCTGTCACTCTCTGCCttcatcccccctccctcccactatTTGCCTTTATGCCATATATCACTTGGGAGAGTGTGTGCTATTCGGAGTCTTTTTTCTTAGCACTGATTAATGTAGTTTACCCATACCAGCCCAGGTTTGGGTTACGGCTTTACATCCACTAAGGACACACATCACAGCCACTGACACCAGGGGTCAGGCCGTTATAAGATTACAAGTTGTGTGTGATGGACATTATTTCACGCCACTGACAGCATGTTTGTCTCTGCTGCTGAAGTACTCTAGATGTTGTTTAATCTCCAGTTCTCCCTCCTGTCCAATCATTTGTCATCCCACTTTCTCAGAAAACTGGGTGCTATTGCTGTTTCCACTCAGACTGTCACCGTCCGCCAGTCTCCTTTCGTCTATGGGCGACATTAGCTCAAATTACCTGATTTTCACAGGGTCATCCATCTCATTTAATTTCATCTCTCATTCTCACCTATCAGACTTAATCTGTTTTAATTGCCTCAACAAGGTTCACATTAAAGTCCCTTGATATACAGGGGCTTGTGAAATACCcccccttggtatttttcctattttgttgccttacaacctggaataaaaatagatttttacggggtttgtatcatttgatttagaTAACATactactttgaagatgcaaaatattttttattgtgaaacaaacaagaaataacacaaaaaaactgaaaacttgagcttgcgtaactattcaccctcccccaagtcaatactttgtagagccaccttttgcagcaattacagctgcaagtctcttggggtatgtctctataagcttggcactgggatttttgcccattcttcaagaattaactgctccagctccttcaagttggatgggttctgctggtgtacagcaatctttaaatcataccacagattctcttttttttttgtgtgaattttttacccctttttctccccaatttcgtggtatccaattgttagtagctactatcttgtctcatcgctacaactcccgtacgggctcgggagagaagaaggttgaaagtcatgcgtcctccgatacacaacccaaccaagccgcactgcttcttaacacagcgcgcatccaacccggaagccagccgcaccaatgtgtcggaggaaacaccgtgcgcctggcaaccttggttagcgcgtactgcgcccggcccgccacaggagtcgctggtgcgagatcagacaaggatatccctaccggccaaaccctccctaacccagaaaacgctaggccaattgtgcgtcgccccacggacctttcggtcgtggccggttacgacagagcctgggcgcaaacccagagtccctgctggcacagctggcgctgcagtacagcgcccttaaccactgcgccacccgggaggcccataccacagattctcaattggattgaggtctgggctttgactaggccattccaagacatttaaatggttccccttaaaccactcgagtgttgctttagcagtatgcttggggtcattgtcctgctggaaggtgaatctccATCCCAATCTCAagtctctggaaga includes the following:
- the LOC139421470 gene encoding proline-rich AKT1 substrate 1-like, translating into MASITQSSDPEIPDNHKESWLALLAAAEGYCQKSGCDLAILTACKKFWPSVVEGDERKRESGSGLPAGGRKWDFSYHVWGQGALAESSRRYMDDIAVLHSTSMLTAHRYTRLSAGDGGAKLVVDMPTDRAGLTGEGGVGTISPNTTLYSQSYPSIYHSGAAIGQAAGQHGNGEREREMAVMIQEAGRGRDIPGIGDLEEACEEEEDMDERSRNLNETAGVFSMDEDSLSRDCEPFFESDGEEESTDGSLSEDCPPPPRSMAMGQSFSSRHPNPMNMARSLPVSVPVWGFKGNRPHQGEGHSGERAGVADLDHIAASMKALLAPGANDGTEMFGGLPRPRLNTGDFSLKH
- the LOC139421471 gene encoding tripartite motif-containing protein 16-like, encoding MPLPNYAPSSNKIMPVPKKAGRKSQAAPAEVPPVYEPNIHDPTTRADLMKYWIPLSLDDKTAQKLLWISESNLKVSRMSEEVCPYPMRPERYEHSPQVLCKEGLLGQRGYWEVDYGGWVVIGAVYESMGRKEGPCGLGENESSWGAGWAGSCYQVWHNGENVEVGLPLCNTMSIYLDQPAGIIKFFIVEGEGEAEKAVRLIHKFKTDLKEKILPCFWVGSKSFCWIRKKEGQ